From Shewanella yunxiaonensis, the proteins below share one genomic window:
- a CDS encoding flagellar basal body-associated protein FliL, which produces MKKLLLLALLTMMGAWLPVHAAETEKEQPAATEDNYAYYGFEPEIVTNYISNRKKLGFVRISVELMVKNPDDLLEIQHHDPLLRSAIVEILGNQTEDKVKSLTGREEIRKECFDTVNRLLQQETGKELVVNLLFTSYLYD; this is translated from the coding sequence ATGAAAAAATTACTGTTACTCGCATTATTGACGATGATGGGTGCGTGGCTACCAGTGCATGCCGCAGAGACTGAAAAAGAGCAACCTGCAGCGACTGAGGACAACTATGCTTACTACGGTTTCGAGCCGGAAATCGTCACGAACTACATCTCTAACCGCAAGAAATTAGGATTTGTGCGCATCAGTGTTGAGTTGATGGTGAAAAATCCCGATGACCTGTTGGAGATCCAGCATCATGATCCTTTGTTAAGGTCGGCAATTGTCGAAATTCTCGGGAATCAGACTGAGGATAAGGTGAAATCCCTCACCGGCCGCGAAGAGATCCGTAAAGAATGTTTTGACACCGTCAACCGCTTGCTGCAGCAAGAAACCGGCAAGGAGTTGGTGGTCAACCTGTTGTTTACCAGCTATCTCTACGACTGA